One segment of Marinobacter sediminum DNA contains the following:
- a CDS encoding efflux RND transporter periplasmic adaptor subunit: MKTAYTAIGMWGLVLTCLLTGPAWAQQAPGVQLETVSEETIIQEVSLNGTVNPLRVSRISPAVAGLLDTVRVEAGDRVSKGDVLVELDDEQAVFELEAARAETNQARALLDEAERRLAEARSVGAGRNIAATEVRSRESDVVATRAALARLEAVLKRMAVRVRRHHVEAPFDGVVSERSSDLGEWVTPGDELLRLVDTTNLRLDFQVPQEYLTRLDDGSGLLVRDGQSLVDAEISARIPVTDPQSRTFLLRALQPEATGFWPGMAVQAVLRVSTGEKGLTVSRDAINRYPEGRVTVWIATGGDGDAYAVSEKRIRLGTVFKGRVEVTEGLIGGEQVVVRGNESLTEGITVRIAEREAR, from the coding sequence TTGAAGACCGCTTATACTGCGATTGGAATGTGGGGCCTGGTGTTGACCTGCCTGTTGACCGGTCCGGCATGGGCGCAGCAGGCCCCTGGGGTTCAGCTTGAGACCGTATCCGAAGAGACCATCATCCAGGAAGTGTCCCTCAATGGCACCGTCAATCCACTGAGGGTGTCCCGGATTTCGCCAGCCGTAGCCGGGTTGCTGGATACAGTGCGGGTCGAAGCCGGTGACCGGGTCTCGAAAGGCGATGTCCTGGTTGAGCTGGATGACGAGCAGGCCGTGTTCGAACTCGAGGCCGCCCGGGCAGAAACCAATCAGGCCCGTGCCTTGCTGGACGAAGCCGAGCGGCGTCTGGCGGAGGCTCGCTCGGTGGGCGCCGGACGGAACATTGCCGCCACCGAAGTGCGTAGCCGCGAGAGTGATGTGGTAGCCACCCGTGCAGCCCTTGCCCGGCTGGAGGCCGTGCTCAAACGCATGGCCGTCCGGGTTCGCCGGCACCACGTAGAGGCGCCTTTTGATGGGGTGGTCAGCGAACGCAGCAGTGACCTTGGCGAGTGGGTAACCCCGGGGGACGAGTTGCTGCGGCTGGTGGATACCACCAATCTGCGTCTGGATTTCCAGGTGCCCCAGGAATACCTCACCCGCCTGGATGATGGCTCGGGATTGCTGGTGCGCGACGGCCAGAGCCTCGTCGACGCGGAGATCAGCGCCCGAATCCCGGTCACCGATCCCCAGTCCAGGACCTTTCTGTTACGGGCCTTGCAGCCGGAAGCGACCGGTTTCTGGCCCGGTATGGCGGTGCAGGCGGTGCTGCGGGTGAGCACCGGCGAGAAAGGACTGACTGTGTCCCGGGATGCCATCAACCGTTATCCGGAAGGCAGGGTGACAGTGTGGATCGCCACCGGAGGCGACGGTGACGCCTATGCCGTCAGCGAGAAGCGTATCCGCCTGGGCACCGTCTTCAAGGGTCGGGTTGAGGTGACCGAAGGACTGATCGGTGGTGAACAGGTGGTGGTTCGGGGCAACGAATCACTCACCGAGGGCATTACCGTAAGGATTGCCGAGCGGGAGGCACGTTGA
- a CDS encoding WS/DGAT/MGAT family O-acyltransferase translates to MKPLSPTDQLFLWLEKRQQPMHVGGLQLFSFPEDAPDDYVAQLADQLRQYTEVTSPFDRRLDTRLSQPVWVHDDHLDLEHHFRFEALPTPGRIRELLTFVSAEHSHLMDRERPLWEFHLIEGLGHRQFAVYIKIHHSLVDGISAMRMIQRMLSTDPSQRNMPPIWDLRGQVTRDNDGDGLSIWRSMVHLLGESGKQLGTVPTVARELLRTINEARKDPAYDSIFRAPRSILNQKITGSRRFAAQSYSMKRIKAVCKAFGATVNDVVTAMCATALRTYLMNQDALPEKPLIAMVPVSLRKDESSEGNQVGVILANLHTDEGDAGERLRKIHQGIQEAKDRYAKMSSDEIINYTALTLAPAAFNFLTGMAPGWQTFNVVISNVPGPKETSYWNGAKLEGMYPVSIAMDRLALNMTLTSYNDQIEFGLIGCRRTLPSLQRMLDYLEDGLAELEQAAAL, encoded by the coding sequence GTGAAACCTCTAAGCCCCACCGACCAACTGTTTCTCTGGCTGGAAAAGCGCCAGCAACCCATGCACGTAGGTGGATTACAGCTATTTTCGTTTCCCGAAGATGCTCCGGACGATTACGTGGCGCAGCTCGCAGATCAGTTACGCCAATATACCGAGGTAACATCTCCCTTCGACCGGCGTCTGGACACCCGGCTGTCACAACCGGTGTGGGTGCACGATGATCATCTCGACCTGGAACATCATTTTCGGTTTGAGGCCCTGCCCACCCCGGGGAGAATCAGGGAATTGCTCACCTTTGTCTCCGCCGAACATTCCCACCTCATGGATCGGGAAAGGCCACTGTGGGAATTTCACCTGATTGAAGGTCTTGGCCACCGCCAGTTTGCGGTCTACATCAAGATACATCATTCGCTGGTAGACGGGATTTCGGCCATGCGTATGATCCAGCGAATGCTGTCCACCGATCCATCGCAGCGGAACATGCCACCAATCTGGGATCTGCGAGGACAGGTCACCCGGGATAATGATGGCGACGGTCTATCCATTTGGCGGAGCATGGTCCATCTGCTTGGAGAATCGGGAAAGCAACTGGGTACGGTGCCGACGGTGGCGCGGGAGCTGCTACGAACCATCAATGAAGCCCGCAAGGACCCGGCTTACGACTCCATCTTCCGCGCTCCACGCAGCATTCTTAACCAGAAAATTACCGGTTCGAGGCGCTTCGCCGCGCAGTCCTATTCCATGAAACGCATCAAGGCGGTGTGTAAGGCCTTCGGTGCCACGGTGAACGACGTAGTCACCGCCATGTGTGCGACGGCTTTACGAACCTATCTGATGAACCAGGATGCCCTGCCGGAAAAGCCGCTGATCGCCATGGTGCCGGTTTCGTTACGTAAGGACGAGAGCTCAGAGGGGAATCAAGTGGGCGTTATCCTCGCGAACCTGCACACGGATGAGGGCGACGCCGGCGAGCGCCTCAGGAAGATTCATCAGGGCATACAGGAAGCAAAAGATCGATACGCCAAAATGTCGTCCGATGAAATCATCAACTACACCGCACTCACCCTGGCTCCGGCAGCTTTCAATTTTCTTACCGGCATGGCACCAGGTTGGCAAACTTTCAACGTAGTGATATCCAATGTGCCAGGCCCGAAGGAAACGTCTTACTGGAACGGTGCCAAGCTTGAGGGCATGTACCCGGTTTCTATTGCTATGGACCGCCTGGCCCTGAACATGACGCTGACCAGCTACAATGATCAGATCGAGTTCGGACTGATCGGATGCCGCCGCACCCTGCCGAGCCTGCAGCGCATGCTCGATTACCTCGAAGATGGCCTGGCCGAGCTTGAGCAGGCGGCAGCGCTGTGA